A window of Primulina tabacum isolate GXHZ01 chromosome 4, ASM2559414v2, whole genome shotgun sequence contains these coding sequences:
- the LOC142543106 gene encoding histone deacetylase 2-like — translation MRIKGIAMKTIFLMTEESTFLICTIQIYIHLIMWPGDTSIRKLNGTATNEYLTKLDQPSRYAVSTGLFDPELIIYSAGTDILDGDPLGRLKISPDGIPMRDERVFRFAREKNIPIVMLKSDIGGYMKSIAKVIADSIINLSKKSR, via the exons ATGCGAATCAAAGGAATTGCCATGAAAACGATTTTTCTGATGACA GAAGAGTCTACATTCTTGATATGTACAATCCAGATATATATCCATTT GATTATGTGGCCAGGAGATACATCAATCAGAAAGTTGAA CGGAACAGCGACCAATGAATATTTAACAAAACTTGATCAACCCTCAAGGTATGCA GTTTCTACTGGCCTGTTTGATCCTGAATTGATCATCTACAGTGCTGGAACCGATATTCTTGATGGAGATCCTCTGGGGAGATTGAAG ATCAGTCCAGATGGAATTCCCATGCGAGATGAGAGGGTTTTCAGATTTGCACGTGAAAAGAATATCCCTATCGTCATGCTCAAATCGGATATCG GTGGTTACATGAAATCTATTGCCAAAGTAATCGCAGATTCCATCATAAATTTGTCGAAGAAATCACGATAG
- the LOC142541842 gene encoding uncharacterized protein LOC142541842, with the protein MHEQGFMFTNDTLLIMNKNDEDLDLALALGSANHRAQTESNNVSGAGVNAKLKVDMAFAASDPLADLIWSPHTGLSRKCADSKLADKKPFLLWNVRPSSKVSSPSQSIRSVGAGDKVANDDGMLTLSSPMPNLETKLGETETDDVVEERARNPSFIQMEDSYKKNKYVEEDVTYNARGNIITELEVASCSKPNATNLSENSNVQSPMEPHDKETLASGESKQIKADILCSKLEASAENELCNPIVKEAHILGEMRLPSPPNNEVCLYQKKGKEKALSERDIHRRLDNGDGDDSNERVESCNSVGFLSTGIKRLTCDQNSIHSNKRMKIQGSHGSTSNIKPHSSFMNWISNMGKGFSDSCNEESSAVGLTFSCLNDVKAKDDQETFACIYTHTHTRK; encoded by the exons ATGCATGAACAAG GATTTATGTTCACAAATGACACGCTGCTGATAATGAATAAAAATGATGAAGACTTGGACTTGGCACTTGCTTTAGGTTCTGCAAATCACCGGGCCCAAACAGAGTCGAACAATGTGTCCGGTGCAGGTGTAAATGCAAAATTAAAGGTGGACATGGCATTTGCAGCATCTGATCCCCTAGCAGATTTAATTTGGTCGCCACACACAGGTTTGAGTCGTAAATGTGCCGATTCCAAGTTAGCTGATAAAAAACCGTTTCTCCTGTGGAATGTGAGACCTAGCAGTAAGGTTTCTTCTCCATCTCAGAGTATCCGGTCTGTGGGGGCGGGAGATAAAGTAGCTAATGATGATGGAATGTTGACGTTATCATCACCGATGCCAAATTTGGAGACCAAACTCGGAGAAA CAGAAACCGATGATGTAGTAGAGGAGAGAGCTCGCAATCCAAGTTTTATTCAGATGGAGGATTCttacaagaaaaataaatatgtggaAGAGGATGTCACATATAATGCTAGAGGCAACATTATTACAGAATTAGAAGTTGCATCTTGTTCCAAACCTAATGCAACAAATTTATCCGAAAATAGCAATGTACAATCCCCGATGGAGCCACATGATAAAGAAACATTAGCTAGCGGAGAGTCAAAGCAGATTAAGGCTGACATACTTTGTTCTAAGTTGGAGGCCTCAGCTGAAAATGAGTTGTGTAATCCCATTGTGAAAGAAGCTCATATTTTAGGAGAAATGAGACTTCCATCTCCACCGAACAACGAGGTTTGTTTGTATCAAAAAAAAGGCAAGGAGAAAGCATTATCCGAACGAGATATTCATCGAAGATTGGATAATGGTGATGGTGATGACAGCAATGAGAGAGTGGAAAGTTGTAACAGTGTTGGGTTTTTATCAACGGGTATAAAGAGACTGACCTGTGATCAAAATTCTATTCATAGTAACAAAAGGATGAAAATACAAGGAAGTCATGGTTCAACGTCCAATATAAAACCTCATAGCTCTTTTATGAACTGGATATCGAACATGGGGAAAGGTTTCTCAGATTCCTGTAATGAAGAGTCTTCTGCTGTAGGTCTAACCTTCTCTTGCTTGAATGATGTTAAAGCCAAGGACGATCAAGAAACTTTTGCgtgtatatacacacacacacacacacgaaaGTAA